In the Helicobacter typhlonius genome, one interval contains:
- a CDS encoding DUF5131 family protein: MENYHSASWNPWHGCFKISEGCKNCFIYSIDSIHKRDTKHICLNKNFEYPLKKRRNGEYHIPDNTLVYTCLSSDFLLPQADEWRNRAWEIMRIRRNVHFVFFTKRIERLQSVLPRDWGNGYENVIIGVSAENQKHAKQRIPLLCALPIKHRWVICAPLLEEIHIESYLANIELISAGGESGYKARICDYKWVLSLRKQAYEAGIKFHFHQTGAMFLKDGKLYKIPKHLQRIQAKKANIDIAPLHAPHCKELNEKRGLFSVET, translated from the coding sequence ATGGAGAATTATCACTCTGCCTCGTGGAATCCTTGGCACGGCTGCTTTAAGATAAGTGAGGGTTGCAAAAACTGCTTTATTTATAGCATTGATTCTATCCATAAACGAGATACAAAACACATTTGCCTCAATAAAAACTTTGAATATCCTCTCAAAAAGCGCAGAAATGGCGAATATCACATACCTGATAATACATTAGTATATACTTGTTTAAGTAGCGATTTTTTGCTTCCACAAGCTGATGAATGGCGAAATAGAGCGTGGGAGATTATGCGTATTCGCAGAAATGTGCATTTTGTATTTTTCACTAAACGCATTGAGCGATTACAATCTGTGTTGCCGAGGGACTGGGGCAATGGATATGAAAATGTGATCATAGGTGTGAGTGCAGAAAACCAAAAACACGCCAAGCAGAGAATCCCTCTTTTATGCGCTTTGCCCATCAAACATCGCTGGGTAATTTGTGCGCCACTATTAGAGGAGATTCATATAGAATCTTATCTTGCCAATATAGAACTCATCTCTGCGGGAGGAGAAAGCGGCTATAAGGCAAGAATATGTGATTATAAATGGGTGCTAAGTTTAAGAAAACAAGCCTATGAAGCGGGTATTAAATTTCACTTCCACCAAACAGGTGCGATGTTTTTAAAAGATGGCAAACTCTATAAGATTCCAAAACACCTCCAAAGAATCCAAGCCAAAAAGGCGAATATTGATATAGCACCTCTTCACGCACCACACTGCAAAGAACTTAACGAAAAAAGGGGACTTTTTAGTGTAGAAACTTAA
- the groL gene encoding chaperonin GroEL (60 kDa chaperone family; promotes refolding of misfolded polypeptides especially under stressful conditions; forms two stacked rings of heptamers to form a barrel-shaped 14mer; ends can be capped by GroES; misfolded proteins enter the barrel where they are refolded when GroES binds), whose protein sequence is MASKEIQFSDNARNKLYEGIKQLNDAVKVTMGPKGRNVLIQKSYGAPTITKDGVSVAKEIELADPIANMGAQLVKEVASKTADAAGDGTTTATVLAHSIFKEGLRNITAGANPIEVKRGMDKASEAIIAELKKASKKVGGKGEIAQVATISANSDVKVGELIAEAMDKVGKDGVITVEEAKGINDELSVVEGMQFDRGYLSAYFVTNTDKMVAQLENPYVLLTDKKISNMKEILPLLEATMQSGKPLLIIAEDIEGEALTTLVVNKLRGVLNVSAVKAPGFGDRRKAMLQDIAILTGGQVISEELGKTLEAATLADLGSAARVVIDKDNTTIVDGKGKATEVKNRIAQIKTEIENTTSDYDREKLQERLAKLSGGVAVIKVGAATEVEMKEKKDRVDDALSATKAAVDEGIVIGGGSALIRASQKVKLNLSGDEAIGYDIIKRAIRAPLAQIATNAGYDAGVVVNEVEKGTKDTGFNAASGEYVDMFKAGIIDPLKVTRIALQNAVSVSSMLLTTEATINEIKEDKPAPAMPDMGGMGGMGGMM, encoded by the coding sequence ATGGCAAGCAAAGAGATTCAATTTTCGGATAATGCACGAAACAAATTGTATGAGGGTATCAAGCAACTAAATGACGCGGTAAAGGTAACAATGGGACCAAAGGGGCGCAATGTTCTTATTCAAAAAAGCTATGGTGCACCGACTATCACAAAAGATGGCGTATCTGTGGCAAAAGAGATTGAGTTAGCCGACCCTATCGCAAATATGGGCGCACAGCTTGTAAAAGAAGTCGCAAGCAAAACCGCTGATGCTGCAGGTGATGGCACAACGACAGCCACCGTTTTGGCACATAGCATTTTCAAAGAGGGCTTACGCAATATTACAGCTGGAGCAAATCCCATTGAGGTTAAGCGCGGTATGGATAAAGCAAGTGAAGCGATTATCGCGGAGCTTAAAAAAGCAAGTAAGAAAGTTGGTGGTAAGGGTGAAATTGCACAAGTAGCGACTATTTCGGCAAACTCTGATGTAAAAGTAGGCGAATTGATTGCTGAAGCTATGGATAAAGTAGGCAAAGACGGCGTTATCACTGTGGAAGAAGCAAAGGGTATCAATGATGAGCTAAGTGTGGTTGAGGGTATGCAATTTGATAGAGGCTACCTCTCTGCATATTTTGTAACAAACACTGACAAAATGGTCGCGCAGCTTGAGAATCCTTATGTGCTTTTGACTGATAAGAAAATTTCAAATATGAAAGAAATTCTGCCCCTACTTGAAGCGACTATGCAAAGTGGCAAACCGCTTTTAATTATTGCTGAAGACATTGAGGGTGAAGCTTTGACAACTTTGGTTGTAAATAAATTGCGAGGTGTATTGAATGTATCTGCTGTGAAAGCTCCGGGCTTTGGCGATAGAAGAAAAGCAATGCTTCAAGACATCGCTATCCTCACAGGCGGACAAGTGATTAGTGAGGAGCTTGGCAAAACTTTAGAGGCGGCTACTTTGGCGGATTTGGGAAGTGCTGCTCGTGTAGTGATTGATAAGGATAATACAACAATCGTAGATGGCAAGGGCAAGGCTACAGAGGTAAAAAACAGAATCGCCCAAATCAAAACAGAGATTGAAAACACTACAAGCGATTATGACAGAGAAAAATTGCAAGAGAGACTAGCTAAGCTTAGCGGTGGAGTAGCAGTTATCAAAGTAGGTGCTGCAACTGAAGTAGAGATGAAAGAAAAGAAAGACCGCGTAGATGATGCGCTTTCTGCTACAAAGGCAGCAGTTGATGAAGGCATCGTAATCGGTGGTGGTTCTGCGCTTATTCGTGCTTCGCAAAAAGTAAAATTAAACCTTAGTGGCGATGAAGCCATTGGCTATGACATTATCAAGCGCGCCATTAGAGCTCCTTTGGCACAAATTGCTACAAATGCTGGATATGATGCGGGTGTGGTGGTAAATGAAGTCGAAAAAGGCACAAAAGATACAGGATTCAATGCTGCGAGTGGTGAATATGTGGATATGTTTAAAGCAGGTATTATTGACCCACTTAAGGTTACTCGTATTGCGTTGCAAAATGCGGTATCAGTTTCAAGTATGCTTTTAACAACTGAAGCAACAATCAATGAAATCAAAGAAGATAAACCAGCTCCAGCAATGCCTGATATGGGTGGAATGGGCGGTATGGGTGGAATGATGTAA
- the dnaG gene encoding DNA primase — protein sequence MRQDCGGYKIADFIAIIYANGAESGILKSKKGSLLMISKHSIEQLKQHINIIEIIGAYVELKKVGNNYIACCPFHNEKTPSFVVSEAKGYYHCYGCGVGGDAISFLMEYEKLSFIESVEKIAAISSFTLEWEKSYEKKPDSIVLDEMMRFYQKNLLSHKPSLDYLASRQVANASVEKFRLGYCGPSFESLNFIRQNALNKEECLELGVIGRDNGREYARFSDRIIFPIHSPSGKVVGFGGRTMNNANAKYINSPQSKVFNKSQLLYGYYIAKDKIYKQKKIIVCEGYLDVIMLHQAGFDYAVATLGTALTKEHLPLLRKGEPKVILSYDGDKAGINAAFKAAQMLAKESYEGGVVIFRDGADPADMVANKQINELSEIFAAPMPFIEFILTHIAQSYALENPLQKEKALTESTQFLHTLSPLLQEEYKPLLARLLSVPIRLIHTHRTQTPAVSSHLITNSQDFAELTLLKSFIEKPELIDFAIEYIDSSIFGTHKEAFMLILNKQYEQPQILGISLNESIRALPDLESLKEHLRLFIAQAYTRLLAQIPQTKNLSLMRKNDMIRDIKHKILRLKQGELLAYVSISTF from the coding sequence ATGCGACAAGATTGTGGCGGCTATAAAATCGCAGATTTTATAGCCATAATTTACGCAAATGGTGCAGAATCTGGAATCTTAAAGTCAAAAAAAGGCTCACTACTGATGATTAGCAAACACTCCATAGAGCAGCTCAAGCAACACATTAATATCATTGAGATTATCGGTGCGTATGTGGAGCTTAAAAAAGTGGGGAACAACTATATTGCGTGTTGTCCCTTTCATAACGAAAAAACGCCAAGCTTTGTTGTGAGTGAGGCGAAAGGATATTATCATTGCTATGGTTGTGGCGTGGGTGGCGATGCGATTAGCTTCCTTATGGAGTATGAAAAACTAAGTTTTATAGAGAGTGTGGAGAAAATCGCCGCAATAAGTAGCTTCACGCTCGAGTGGGAAAAGAGCTATGAAAAAAAGCCTGATTCTATCGTGCTTGATGAGATGATGCGCTTTTATCAAAAGAATCTTCTCTCTCACAAACCCTCACTTGATTATCTCGCTTCGCGCCAAGTGGCAAATGCAAGTGTCGAAAAATTCCGCTTAGGCTATTGCGGACCAAGCTTTGAAAGTCTAAATTTTATTCGTCAAAATGCACTCAACAAAGAAGAATGCCTCGAATTAGGTGTGATTGGGCGGGACAATGGACGAGAATATGCGCGATTTAGCGATAGAATTATCTTTCCCATTCACTCCCCGAGTGGTAAGGTTGTGGGTTTTGGCGGACGCACAATGAACAATGCAAATGCAAAGTACATCAACTCCCCCCAAAGCAAGGTTTTCAATAAATCGCAACTTCTTTATGGCTACTACATCGCAAAAGACAAAATCTATAAACAAAAAAAAATCATTGTATGTGAGGGCTATCTTGATGTGATTATGCTTCATCAAGCCGGGTTTGATTACGCTGTGGCAACACTTGGCACAGCCCTAACTAAAGAGCATTTGCCGCTTTTGCGTAAAGGAGAACCAAAAGTCATTTTAAGCTACGATGGAGACAAAGCCGGGATAAATGCCGCCTTTAAAGCCGCGCAAATGCTTGCTAAAGAAAGTTATGAGGGTGGCGTAGTGATTTTTAGAGACGGAGCAGACCCAGCTGATATGGTTGCCAATAAACAAATTAATGAATTGAGTGAGATTTTTGCTGCCCCTATGCCCTTTATTGAGTTTATCCTCACCCATATTGCCCAAAGTTACGCACTTGAAAATCCCCTGCAAAAAGAAAAAGCACTCACTGAATCTACACAATTTTTACATACACTAAGCCCACTTTTGCAGGAAGAGTATAAGCCCCTTTTAGCTCGTTTGCTCTCCGTGCCTATACGCCTCATACACACTCATCGCACACAAACCCCTGCTGTATCATCACACCTCATCACAAATAGCCAAGATTTTGCCGAACTCACATTGCTTAAATCTTTCATCGAAAAACCCGAACTGATTGACTTTGCGATTGAATATATCGATTCGTCAATTTTTGGCACACACAAAGAAGCCTTTATGCTGATCCTCAACAAACAATACGAACAGCCCCAGATTCTAGGCATAAGCCTCAATGAGAGCATAAGAGCACTTCCGGATTTGGAGAGCCTTAAAGAACATTTGCGATTATTTATCGCTCAAGCCTACACGCGCCTTTTAGCGCAGATTCCACAAACTAAGAATCTAAGTTTAATGCGCAAAAATGATATGATTAGAGACATAAAACACAAAATCCTACGATTAAAACAAGGAGAACTACTCGCATATGTTAGCATTAGCACTTTTTAG
- a CDS encoding 7-cyano-7-deazaguanine synthase, producing the protein MLALALFSGGCDSLISMKLLKDQGIDVIALHFDIGFGGNKDKLEYFHNATAQIPVELRILDIKRQFFNDVLFKPKYGYGKYFNPCIDCHANMFGNAFDYLLKVGADFVISGEVLGQRPKSQRKQALDQVRSLVRKIGADSKFDSILSRDGSDTSKPQYLDELLLRPMSAKLLEPSFPEKMGWVNREELLDVSGRGRTRQLEMIKEYGFKYFEKPGGGCLLTQDSVALKIKDLTSHRQMHFEDIEMVKVGRYLVLENGARCVIARNEEENTKLAQSNPQMEQIILLDCVGPLGLVEKDAGEEDKILAGRIALSYGKTESGRAYQVQIGEKIHHLMSLEREKAQNYLLLM; encoded by the coding sequence ATGTTAGCATTAGCACTTTTTAGCGGAGGCTGTGATAGCCTTATTTCTATGAAACTCCTCAAAGACCAAGGCATTGATGTAATTGCCTTGCACTTTGATATAGGCTTTGGCGGGAACAAGGACAAACTTGAATATTTCCACAATGCCACCGCTCAAATCCCCGTAGAGCTTAGAATCTTAGACATCAAACGACAATTTTTCAACGATGTGCTTTTCAAGCCAAAATATGGTTATGGTAAATATTTTAATCCCTGCATTGATTGCCACGCTAATATGTTTGGCAATGCGTTTGATTATCTGCTGAAAGTGGGTGCGGATTTTGTCATAAGCGGCGAGGTGCTAGGACAGCGTCCAAAAAGTCAGCGCAAACAAGCCCTTGATCAGGTGCGGAGTCTTGTGCGTAAAATCGGGGCGGATTCTAAATTTGATAGTATTTTAAGCCGTGATGGCAGCGATACAAGCAAACCGCAATATCTTGATGAACTGCTTTTGCGCCCAATGAGTGCAAAGCTTTTAGAGCCAAGCTTCCCTGAAAAGATGGGCTGGGTTAATCGTGAGGAGCTGCTTGATGTGAGCGGAAGAGGGCGCACACGACAACTTGAAATGATTAAAGAGTATGGATTCAAATATTTTGAAAAGCCCGGCGGTGGGTGTTTATTAACTCAAGATTCTGTGGCATTAAAGATTAAGGATTTAACCTCGCATCGTCAAATGCACTTTGAAGATATAGAAATGGTAAAAGTGGGACGCTACCTTGTGCTAGAAAATGGTGCGAGATGTGTGATTGCACGCAATGAGGAGGAGAATACCAAACTCGCGCAAAGCAATCCGCAAATGGAGCAAATCATATTGCTAGATTGTGTGGGACCGCTTGGACTTGTGGAAAAGGACGCAGGAGAGGAGGATAAGATTCTCGCTGGGCGCATTGCACTAAGCTATGGCAAAACTGAATCTGGCAGGGCATATCAGGTGCAGATTGGAGAGAAAATTCATCATCTTATGTCGCTTGAGCGAGAGAAAGCACAGAACTATTTGCTTTTGATGTAA
- a CDS encoding alkylphosphonate utilization protein, producing the protein MPKDSNGSELNAGDSVSVIKDLKIKGASSTIKRGTTIKNIRLTHKDDEVEAKVDKCGVVVLKTCFLKKV; encoded by the coding sequence ATGCCAAAAGATTCCAATGGATCGGAACTCAATGCAGGTGATAGCGTGAGCGTGATTAAGGATTTAAAAATTAAGGGTGCAAGTAGCACCATAAAACGTGGCACGACTATCAAAAATATCCGTCTCACTCATAAAGATGATGAGGTTGAGGCAAAGGTGGATAAATGCGGCGTGGTGGTGCTTAAAACCTGCTTTTTGAAAAAGGTGTAA
- a CDS encoding NADP-dependent isocitrate dehydrogenase → MKITYTLTDESPALATYSFLPIVKAFLAHANIEVATSDISLSARILAQFPERLKKDQQVEDALTLLGELVKEPSANLIKTPNISASIPQLKAAIKELQGKGYDVPNFPDEPQNDEQKAIKEKYQKVLGSAVNPVLRQGNSDRRSTNAVKSYAQKNPYRVVPFSKDCKSLVSYMRDGDFFDNEKAVLIESPTTAKIIFKDSSGEKVLKEGLKLEQNEILDATFMDVAKLSAFYEEQIANCKRDNILFSLHLKATMMKVSDPVLFGYAVKAYFKEIFESFGDELTKLGVNANNGVSELLSKIESSPKKAEILAKYNEILEKSAKISMVNSDKGITNLHIPSDVIVDASMPAMLKNGARLWDKNGDECDANAVIPDKTYATIYEAVIEDLRKNGTLEPTKLGSVSNVGLMAKKAQEYGSHDKTFIAPNDGEFVIVDAAGKVLLSHKVRKNNIYRANQAKFDAVQNWIDLGIERADITGDKAIFWLDEKRASNKIMIDLVQKRLKEKGKNIEILAPKEACLESLRLIRAGKNAISITGNVLRDYLTDLFPILELGTSAKMLSVVPMLNGGAMFETGAGGSAPKQVEQLVDENHLRWDSLGEFLALQASLEFYSQKQNSAKAKVLADALDSAIGEWLNNNKAPSRKVGEDDNRTSHFYLAMYFTRALANQGADSSVAAFFKPIADELESKQDSIRAEFNGAQGAKVDLGGYYKFDDNKANAIMRPSKSFNAIIEQIARG, encoded by the coding sequence ATGAAAATTACTTACACCCTTACAGATGAGTCTCCAGCTCTTGCAACCTACTCTTTTTTGCCTATTGTCAAAGCGTTTTTAGCACACGCAAATATTGAGGTAGCAACTTCAGATATTTCGCTCTCTGCTAGAATCTTGGCACAATTCCCTGAGCGACTTAAAAAAGACCAGCAAGTGGAAGATGCCCTCACGCTTTTAGGTGAGCTTGTAAAAGAGCCAAGCGCAAATCTCATCAAAACACCTAATATTTCTGCCTCAATTCCCCAACTCAAAGCGGCAATTAAAGAATTGCAAGGCAAAGGCTATGATGTGCCAAACTTCCCTGATGAGCCACAAAATGACGAGCAAAAAGCCATTAAAGAAAAATATCAAAAAGTGCTCGGCTCGGCTGTGAATCCTGTGCTTAGACAAGGCAATTCCGACCGCCGCAGCACAAACGCGGTGAAATCCTATGCGCAGAAAAATCCCTATCGTGTCGTGCCTTTTAGCAAGGACTGCAAAAGTCTTGTGAGCTATATGCGTGATGGCGATTTTTTTGATAATGAAAAAGCGGTTCTTATTGAATCTCCCACAACTGCTAAGATTATCTTTAAAGATTCTAGCGGGGAGAAGGTGCTAAAAGAGGGCTTGAAGCTTGAACAAAATGAGATTTTGGACGCGACATTTATGGATGTGGCAAAGCTTAGCGCATTTTATGAAGAGCAGATAGCAAATTGCAAAAGGGACAATATCCTTTTCTCACTGCATTTAAAAGCTACGATGATGAAAGTAAGCGACCCTGTGCTTTTTGGCTATGCGGTTAAGGCTTATTTTAAAGAAATTTTTGAATCTTTTGGCGATGAGCTTACAAAGCTTGGCGTGAATGCAAACAATGGCGTGAGTGAGCTTCTAAGCAAGATAGAATCTAGCCCGAAAAAGGCGGAGATTTTAGCTAAATATAATGAGATTTTAGAAAAAAGCGCAAAAATTTCTATGGTAAATTCCGACAAGGGCATTACGAATTTGCATATTCCTAGCGATGTTATCGTTGATGCTTCTATGCCTGCAATGCTCAAAAATGGCGCAAGATTGTGGGATAAAAATGGAGATGAATGCGATGCGAATGCTGTGATTCCGGATAAGACTTATGCGACAATTTATGAGGCTGTAATTGAGGATTTGCGCAAAAATGGCACACTTGAGCCTACAAAGCTAGGGAGTGTAAGCAATGTCGGGCTTATGGCAAAAAAGGCGCAAGAATATGGCTCACACGATAAAACTTTCATAGCTCCAAATGATGGCGAATTTGTAATTGTAGATGCTGCAGGAAAAGTGCTTCTCTCTCACAAGGTGCGTAAAAATAACATCTATCGTGCAAATCAAGCAAAATTTGATGCGGTGCAAAATTGGATTGATTTAGGCATTGAACGCGCTGATATTACGGGTGATAAGGCGATTTTCTGGCTAGATGAAAAAAGAGCAAGCAATAAAATTATGATTGATTTGGTGCAAAAGAGACTAAAAGAAAAGGGCAAAAACATAGAGATTCTAGCACCAAAAGAGGCGTGTTTAGAATCTTTGCGCCTTATAAGAGCGGGTAAAAATGCGATTTCTATTACAGGCAATGTATTGCGAGATTATCTTACTGACTTGTTCCCTATTTTGGAGCTTGGTACAAGTGCGAAAATGCTTTCTGTCGTGCCTATGCTTAATGGTGGTGCGATGTTTGAAACAGGTGCGGGCGGAAGTGCGCCAAAGCAAGTAGAACAACTCGTAGATGAAAACCACTTGCGCTGGGATAGCTTGGGCGAGTTTTTAGCACTTCAAGCAAGTTTAGAGTTCTACTCACAAAAGCAAAATAGTGCCAAGGCAAAAGTTCTAGCGGACGCGCTTGATAGCGCGATTGGCGAGTGGCTTAATAACAATAAAGCTCCTTCGCGCAAAGTCGGCGAAGATGACAACCGCACAAGCCATTTCTATTTAGCGATGTATTTTACAAGAGCTTTAGCAAATCAAGGCGCAGATTCTAGCGTTGCTGCATTTTTTAAACCAATCGCAGATGAGCTAGAATCTAAGCAAGATTCTATCCGTGCTGAATTTAATGGCGCGCAAGGTGCGAAAGTGGATTTAGGCGGGTATTATAAATTTGATGATAATAAAGCAAATGCGATTATGCGCCCAAGCAAAAGCTTTAATGCGATAATAGAGCAAATCGCAAGGGGTTAG